The following coding sequences are from one Leptolyngbya sp. NIES-3755 window:
- a CDS encoding elongation factor Tu (similar to AA sequence:cyanobase_aa:LBDG_32980), translating to MARAKFERNKPHVNIGTIGHVDHGKTTLTAAITMTLSALGQAAARKYEDIDAAPEEKARGITINTAHVEYETESRHYAHVDCPGHADYVKNMITGAAQMDGAILVVSAADGPMPQTREHILLARQVGVPRLVVFMNKKDMVDDEELLELVELEIRELLDSYEFPGDEIPVTAGSALQAVEAMTANPKTKKGENEWVDCIYKLMDSVDEYIPTPERDVDKPFLMAVEDVFSITGRGTVATGRIERGEVKVQDEVELVGIRDTRKSTVTGIEMFKKSLDKGMAGDNAGILLRGIQKADIERGMVLAKPGSIKPHTQFESEVYILKKEEGGRHTPFFPGYRPQFYVRTTDVTGTISNFTTDEGGEAEMVMPGDRIKMTVELINPIAIEQGMRFAIREGGRTVGAGVVSKILK from the coding sequence ATGGCACGCGCAAAGTTTGAACGGAATAAACCCCACGTCAACATTGGCACGATCGGTCACGTTGACCACGGCAAGACCACGCTCACGGCTGCAATCACGATGACCCTTTCAGCTCTGGGTCAAGCGGCAGCCCGGAAGTATGAAGACATCGACGCAGCTCCGGAAGAAAAAGCACGGGGTATCACGATCAACACCGCTCACGTGGAGTACGAAACCGAGTCCCGGCACTATGCTCACGTGGACTGTCCTGGACACGCTGACTATGTGAAGAACATGATCACGGGTGCGGCTCAGATGGACGGCGCGATCTTGGTAGTTTCGGCTGCTGACGGTCCGATGCCCCAAACTCGTGAACACATCCTCTTGGCTCGTCAGGTGGGCGTTCCCCGTCTGGTTGTCTTCATGAACAAGAAAGACATGGTGGACGACGAAGAACTGCTCGAACTCGTCGAGTTGGAAATTCGTGAACTGTTGGATTCTTATGAGTTCCCCGGCGACGAAATTCCAGTGACGGCAGGTTCGGCACTTCAAGCAGTTGAAGCAATGACCGCGAACCCCAAAACCAAGAAGGGCGAAAACGAGTGGGTTGACTGCATCTACAAGCTGATGGACTCAGTTGACGAATACATCCCGACTCCTGAGCGTGATGTTGATAAGCCGTTCTTGATGGCAGTTGAAGACGTATTCTCGATCACAGGTCGGGGTACGGTTGCAACGGGTCGGATCGAGCGGGGTGAAGTCAAGGTTCAAGATGAAGTTGAACTGGTCGGTATCCGCGACACTCGTAAGAGCACCGTCACCGGAATCGAGATGTTCAAGAAGAGTCTCGACAAGGGTATGGCAGGAGACAATGCTGGTATCTTGCTTCGGGGTATTCAAAAGGCTGATATTGAGCGCGGTATGGTGCTGGCGAAGCCTGGTTCCATTAAGCCTCACACTCAATTCGAGTCTGAAGTGTACATCCTGAAGAAAGAAGAAGGTGGTCGTCACACTCCGTTCTTCCCTGGCTATCGTCCTCAGTTCTACGTTCGTACAACCGACGTAACCGGAACCATCAGCAACTTCACGACTGACGAAGGTGGCGAAGCTGAAATGGTGATGCCTGGAGACCGGATTAAAATGACGGTTGAACTGATTAACCCGATCGCTATTGAACAAGGAATGCGCTTCGCAATCCGTGAAGGCGGTCGTACCGTTGGTGCAGGTGTGGTCTCGAAGATCCTCAAGTAA